One window of Magallana gigas chromosome 2, xbMagGiga1.1, whole genome shotgun sequence genomic DNA carries:
- the LOC105323530 gene encoding uncharacterized protein isoform X2 produces MDPGDYTFSLETFNSWKLEALKDFLSKRGLSTDGTKAELAALCFAANSMKLPMKVSDCEYVCQLQKEYNDLLHVDGSVLPDPFKIGAGWQDEMSGMSQWPPLFLSDIVNFFIDKGTSNTVKTYMNDYKIGKAFEYCSANFIKEIFFHSVSSTSPVCFVRAKCTPSQRVTDENHTMWVAISKESGCVKSAFCSCTAGMGQTCNHVAALLFRVESANKLGLTSCTSLPCQWKVPAATKVVPTKIKDLTIRKSRHGQGTDIPEVLPLENSQELGQQACEVEAYRYCLNNIASGHQTVEDFIDHQLLTENEVNLIEEKTVGQSSSSLWHDLRKGRITASNFYAVHTRMNSLKKNPEVDTSSIVSVIMGESTPNSNIKALKFGRESEPLAKTIYCNMYKDNHVNAKFRECGIFLHQEFSYLAASPDMLVSCDCCGEGLLEVKSTLKPKCDSCPSFCLCNLPDYLLSTDGEMDIKKNHRYFCQVQGQMTITKRRWCDFFVYSCNGNFLKRINFEEKYFADVQVNLIDFFKKIIAPKVCEKLNIPVISCKVKMLNECEPKPMEVESNGGVYFCLICKSQIQEQENVKSFSQRSICCDMCDNWYHFKCVGMSKSVLNTTSSWFCKTCDSCNV; encoded by the exons ATGGATCCCGGTgattatacattttctttagaAACGTTTAATTCGTGGAAATTGGAAGCACTGAAGGATTTTTTAAGCAAAAGAGGACTGTCCACCGATGGAACTAAGGCTGAGTTAGCTGCTTTGTGTTTCGCTGCGAATTCCATGAAGTTGCCTATGAAAGTTTCAGACTGTGAATATGTTTGTCAGCTTCAGAAAGAATATAACGATTTGTTGCATGTAGATGGGTCTGTGTTACCCGATCCGTTCAAAATAGGGGCAGGATGGCAGGATGAAATGAGTGGGATGTCTCAGTGGCCACCGTTATTCTTATCTGACATAGTAAATTTCTTTATAGACAAAGGCACTAGCAACACCGTGAAAACGTACATGAACGATTACAAGATTGGCAAGGCTTTTGAATATTGTTCAGctaattttattaaagaaatatttttccatTCTGTTTCTTCCACATCTCCAGTATGCTTTGTTCGAGCGAAGTGTACCCCAAGTCAGAGGGTCACGGACGAGAATCACACGATGTGGGTGGCTATTTCAAAGGAATCTGGATGTGTTAAGTCTGCATTTTGTTCCTGTACTGCTGG AATGGGTCAGACTTGCAATCACGTAGCAGCCCTTTTGTTTCGAGTGGAGTCGGCAAATAAACTAGGTCTTACATCGTGCACATCATTACCATGCCAGTGGAAAGTCCCAGCAGCAACTAAGGTGGTGCCAACAAAGATAAAAGATTTGACCATTCGAAAGTCGCGCCATGGGCAAG GTACAGATATACCTGAAGTATTGCCTCTTGAAAATTCTCAAGAACTTGGACAACAAGCATGTGAAGTGGAAGCCTATCGGTACTGCCTAAACAACATTGCCTCAGGTCATCAGACAGTTGAGGACTTTATTGACCATCAATTGCTGACAGAAAATGAAGTCAACCTCATTGAGGAAAAGACTGTAGGACAAAGTAGTAGTTCTTTATGGCACGATCTTAGGAAAGGCAGGATTACTGCTTCTAATTTTTATGCCGTTCATACTCGCATGAATTCACTGAAGAAAAATCCTGAAGTAGATACGAGTTCGATTGTGTCTGTGATAATGGGTGAATCAACTCCTAATTCTAACATCAAAGCATTGAAGTTTGGAAGAGAATCTGAGCCACTTGCAAAGACTATCTACTGTAATATGTATAAAGATAATCATGTCAATGCAAAATTTAGGGAATGTGGAATCTTTTTACATCAAGAGTTTTCTTATTTAGCTGCTAGTCCTGATATGTTGGTGTCATGTGACTGTTGTGGTGAAGGGCTTTTGGAGGTAAAATCAACATTGAAACCAAAATGTGATTCATGCCCATCATTTTGTTTATGTAATTTACCAGATTATCTTTTATCTACTGATGGTGAAATGGACATTAAGAAAAATCACCGCTATTTTTGTCAAGTTCAAGGGCAGATGACCATTACAAAACGCAGGTGGTGtgatttttttgtgtattcCTGTAATGGTAATTTTCTGAAAAGAATCAATTTTGAGGAAAAATACTTTGCAGATGTTCAAGTTAATTTgattgatttctttaaaaaaatcattgcaccAAAAGTTTGTGAAAAACTAAATATACCTGTTATTTCATGCAAAGTAAAAATGTTGAATGAATGTGAACCAAAACCAATGGAGGTTGAAAGTAATGGAGGTGTTTATTTCTGTTTGATTTGTAAAAGCCAGATTCAAGAAcaagaaaatgtaaaatcattttcacagcGCAGCATTTGTTGTGATATGTGTGATAATTGGTATCACTTTAAATGTGTAGGCATGTCAAAGTCAGTTTTGAACACTACTTCTTCTTGGTTTTGTAAAACTTGTGATTCATGTAATGTTTAA
- the LOC105323530 gene encoding uncharacterized protein isoform X1 — MDPGDYTFSLETFNSWKLEALKDFLSKRGLSTDGTKAELAALCFAANSMKLPMKVSDCEYVCQLQKEYNDLLHVDGSVLPDPFKIGAGWQDEMSGMSQWPPLFLSDIVNFFIDKGTSNTVKTYMNDYKIGKAFEYCSANFIKEIFFHSVSSTSPVCFVRAKCTPSQRVTDENHTMWVAISKESGCVKSAFCSCTAGMGQTCNHVAALLFRVESANKLGLTSCTSLPCQWKVPAATKVVPTKIKDLTIRKSRHGQEKTRPLVSNLKNQFKPLESLNIDRNTFIDELRKAVPNACLLKGTDIPEVLPLENSQELGQQACEVEAYRYCLNNIASGHQTVEDFIDHQLLTENEVNLIEEKTVGQSSSSLWHDLRKGRITASNFYAVHTRMNSLKKNPEVDTSSIVSVIMGESTPNSNIKALKFGRESEPLAKTIYCNMYKDNHVNAKFRECGIFLHQEFSYLAASPDMLVSCDCCGEGLLEVKSTLKPKCDSCPSFCLCNLPDYLLSTDGEMDIKKNHRYFCQVQGQMTITKRRWCDFFVYSCNGNFLKRINFEEKYFADVQVNLIDFFKKIIAPKVCEKLNIPVISCKVKMLNECEPKPMEVESNGGVYFCLICKSQIQEQENVKSFSQRSICCDMCDNWYHFKCVGMSKSVLNTTSSWFCKTCDSCNV, encoded by the exons ATGGATCCCGGTgattatacattttctttagaAACGTTTAATTCGTGGAAATTGGAAGCACTGAAGGATTTTTTAAGCAAAAGAGGACTGTCCACCGATGGAACTAAGGCTGAGTTAGCTGCTTTGTGTTTCGCTGCGAATTCCATGAAGTTGCCTATGAAAGTTTCAGACTGTGAATATGTTTGTCAGCTTCAGAAAGAATATAACGATTTGTTGCATGTAGATGGGTCTGTGTTACCCGATCCGTTCAAAATAGGGGCAGGATGGCAGGATGAAATGAGTGGGATGTCTCAGTGGCCACCGTTATTCTTATCTGACATAGTAAATTTCTTTATAGACAAAGGCACTAGCAACACCGTGAAAACGTACATGAACGATTACAAGATTGGCAAGGCTTTTGAATATTGTTCAGctaattttattaaagaaatatttttccatTCTGTTTCTTCCACATCTCCAGTATGCTTTGTTCGAGCGAAGTGTACCCCAAGTCAGAGGGTCACGGACGAGAATCACACGATGTGGGTGGCTATTTCAAAGGAATCTGGATGTGTTAAGTCTGCATTTTGTTCCTGTACTGCTGG AATGGGTCAGACTTGCAATCACGTAGCAGCCCTTTTGTTTCGAGTGGAGTCGGCAAATAAACTAGGTCTTACATCGTGCACATCATTACCATGCCAGTGGAAAGTCCCAGCAGCAACTAAGGTGGTGCCAACAAAGATAAAAGATTTGACCATTCGAAAGTCGCGCCATGGGCAAG AAAAAACAAGACCGTTAGTTTCCAATCTgaaaaaccagtttaaaccgctTGAGTCCTTGAACATTGACAGGAATACATTTATTGATGAGCTGAGAAAAGCAGTTCCAAATGCTTGTCTGTTGAAAG GTACAGATATACCTGAAGTATTGCCTCTTGAAAATTCTCAAGAACTTGGACAACAAGCATGTGAAGTGGAAGCCTATCGGTACTGCCTAAACAACATTGCCTCAGGTCATCAGACAGTTGAGGACTTTATTGACCATCAATTGCTGACAGAAAATGAAGTCAACCTCATTGAGGAAAAGACTGTAGGACAAAGTAGTAGTTCTTTATGGCACGATCTTAGGAAAGGCAGGATTACTGCTTCTAATTTTTATGCCGTTCATACTCGCATGAATTCACTGAAGAAAAATCCTGAAGTAGATACGAGTTCGATTGTGTCTGTGATAATGGGTGAATCAACTCCTAATTCTAACATCAAAGCATTGAAGTTTGGAAGAGAATCTGAGCCACTTGCAAAGACTATCTACTGTAATATGTATAAAGATAATCATGTCAATGCAAAATTTAGGGAATGTGGAATCTTTTTACATCAAGAGTTTTCTTATTTAGCTGCTAGTCCTGATATGTTGGTGTCATGTGACTGTTGTGGTGAAGGGCTTTTGGAGGTAAAATCAACATTGAAACCAAAATGTGATTCATGCCCATCATTTTGTTTATGTAATTTACCAGATTATCTTTTATCTACTGATGGTGAAATGGACATTAAGAAAAATCACCGCTATTTTTGTCAAGTTCAAGGGCAGATGACCATTACAAAACGCAGGTGGTGtgatttttttgtgtattcCTGTAATGGTAATTTTCTGAAAAGAATCAATTTTGAGGAAAAATACTTTGCAGATGTTCAAGTTAATTTgattgatttctttaaaaaaatcattgcaccAAAAGTTTGTGAAAAACTAAATATACCTGTTATTTCATGCAAAGTAAAAATGTTGAATGAATGTGAACCAAAACCAATGGAGGTTGAAAGTAATGGAGGTGTTTATTTCTGTTTGATTTGTAAAAGCCAGATTCAAGAAcaagaaaatgtaaaatcattttcacagcGCAGCATTTGTTGTGATATGTGTGATAATTGGTATCACTTTAAATGTGTAGGCATGTCAAAGTCAGTTTTGAACACTACTTCTTCTTGGTTTTGTAAAACTTGTGATTCATGTAATGTTTAA